One Synechococcus sp. JA-2-3B'a(2-13) genomic window carries:
- a CDS encoding DUF5615 family PIN-like protein has translation MQFLVNENFPRLSICLLRDAGLDVASLSEEAPGTKDFEVLARAAQEKRIILTFDRD, from the coding sequence ATGCAATTTCTCGTCAATGAAAATTTTCCACGCTTAAGTATCTGTCTATTGCGAGATGCTGGCTTAGATGTGGCATCGCTCTCAGAGGAAGCTCCAGGTACTAAAGATTTCGAGGTCTTGGCTAGAGCTGCACAAGAGAAGCGGATTATATTGACTTTTGATCGGGATTAG
- a CDS encoding nucleotidyltransferase domain-containing protein: protein MSTVQESAGFQGREKRSIGISEAQARLIQEKIQSVFGSDLWAIVVYGSRANNSWVHGSDLDLLVIAENIPDCRSRDDLLLPTCRDLEKLLGLEINFILLKPTELRRPASLTYEVATNHHIIYEKQNCITQIRDIVNQLICDSLITYKVCRGIPYWVNNDEKEISKRLLSKG, encoded by the coding sequence ATGTCAACCGTACAAGAGTCTGCAGGCTTTCAGGGCAGAGAGAAGCGCAGCATAGGAATATCCGAAGCACAAGCGCGGCTTATTCAAGAGAAAATTCAATCCGTCTTTGGCTCGGATCTGTGGGCTATTGTTGTCTATGGATCCCGCGCCAATAATTCATGGGTTCACGGCTCTGACCTCGATTTATTAGTAATTGCAGAGAATATACCCGATTGCAGAAGCAGAGATGACTTACTGCTTCCTACCTGCAGGGATCTAGAAAAACTTCTTGGCTTGGAGATAAACTTTATCTTGCTAAAGCCCACAGAGCTACGCAGGCCAGCCAGCTTGACTTATGAAGTGGCTACCAACCACCACATCATCTATGAAAAGCAGAACTGCATCACGCAGATCAGGGATATAGTCAATCAACTCATCTGTGACAGTTTAATTACGTATAAAGTATGCCGGGGGATCCCCTATTGGGTGAATAACGATGAGAAAGAAATTAGCAAGAGACTACTATCAAAGGGCTAA
- a CDS encoding anti-phage-associated DUF3780 domain-containing protein, whose product MSDKKWETVGFGCPKTVDPHHFVVEIPAGRTAPVLIYEVYGIKAGINGQPDIAERCVLSRSIWSQIAEDLKQEFNDRLRAKKMNPSRWTTGRNLVERLLGKELLVLAWAVERAKPEAIPNAIRNWRGLRPEERWWLYTMTAAATGGVDHGNIGWRKALRYALTENPLTELSVPTPVKRPYQPACSDSLRSEAVEADQLSLLSCLQEDPSPFWDSEATIGTTKLRD is encoded by the coding sequence GTGAGCGATAAAAAATGGGAGACGGTGGGGTTCGGCTGTCCCAAAACCGTTGATCCCCACCACTTTGTGGTCGAAATACCTGCCGGCAGAACCGCTCCTGTGCTGATTTACGAAGTCTATGGCATCAAGGCGGGCATCAACGGACAGCCGGACATTGCGGAGCGCTGTGTTCTCAGCCGGTCTATCTGGAGCCAGATTGCTGAGGATCTCAAACAAGAGTTTAATGACCGCCTGCGGGCGAAAAAAATGAATCCGAGCCGTTGGACAACTGGCCGCAACCTCGTAGAACGTCTGCTGGGGAAGGAATTGCTGGTGCTGGCTTGGGCAGTAGAACGGGCCAAACCGGAGGCGATCCCCAATGCCATTCGCAACTGGAGAGGGCTGCGTCCAGAAGAGCGCTGGTGGCTTTACACCATGACAGCAGCGGCGACAGGGGGTGTCGATCACGGGAATATCGGTTGGCGCAAAGCCCTGCGCTATGCCCTCACAGAAAATCCCTTGACGGAACTGAGTGTGCCCACTCCGGTCAAGCGCCCATACCAGCCAGCTTGTTCCGATAGCTTGCGTAGCGAAGCCGTAGAAGCCGATCAACTCAGCCTGTTATCCTGCTTGCAAGAAGATCCCTCGCCCTTTTGGGATAGTGAAGCAACCATTGGCACGACAAAGCTAAGAGATTAA
- a CDS encoding Uma2 family endonuclease — protein MTTALAPRKTHTSEEYFALEAESEATGGIRREFRNGEIIEITGGTPIHSQLITSVNALLWLKLRGKGFSVFSSDLRLYIPAFEQYVYPDGMVIQNPVQLKEGSKDTVTNPILIVEVLSPATESYDRGAKFAAYRSLPTLQEYLLIDQARISVEHYRRQGNVEWIFRDYHALDDVVTLPSVNITFSLADIYGDIELEQDSNATRS, from the coding sequence ATGACCACTGCCCTCGCCCCCCGTAAAACCCACACTTCAGAGGAATACTTTGCCCTGGAAGCTGAATCAGAGGCCACAGGCGGGATCCGCCGTGAATTTCGCAATGGGGAAATTATTGAGATAACTGGCGGCACACCCATTCATAGCCAACTGATTACCAGTGTCAATGCCCTACTTTGGCTTAAGCTAAGAGGCAAGGGTTTTTCCGTTTTTTCTAGTGATCTCAGACTTTACATACCTGCCTTCGAACAATATGTCTATCCCGATGGTATGGTGATCCAAAACCCAGTTCAGCTTAAAGAAGGGAGCAAGGATACTGTCACTAACCCTATCTTAATTGTGGAAGTGCTCTCGCCTGCCACCGAAAGCTACGATAGAGGAGCGAAGTTTGCTGCCTATCGCTCTCTCCCAACTTTACAGGAGTATCTGCTAATTGACCAAGCTCGAATCAGTGTAGAACACTACCGCCGCCAGGGAAATGTCGAGTGGATCTTCAGGGACTACCATGCCCTGGATGATGTTGTTACGCTGCCATCTGTCAACATCACTTTTTCCCTGGCAGACATTTACGGTGATATTGAATTAGAGCAAGATTCAAATGCAACACGCTCCTGA
- a CDS encoding RNA-guided endonuclease InsQ/TnpB family protein: protein MSQALTISCKLKVSSSQAAKLDATMDAFVQALNWVNQNTPEKIVNAVKLQSLCYYEIRARFGLSSNLAQQVCRRVAGSRKVAKQKKRPVKEFKSGFVTYDARIFSFRQKDWTVSLTTVEGRERFELAIGNYQRGMLAGSNPKSATLVQRKDGSYYIQICVEKKPPKQQDTDKVIGVDLGRTDIAHTSEGDNWNGQQLNRVRDHYSRLRAVLQRKASKGTRSSRRRCRELLQRLSGKERRFQVWVNHRISKAIVSRAKATNSAIALEDLTGIRERVNQQPRSKAERRRTNSWAFYQLRQFLEYKARVAGVSLILVPPAYTSQTCHKCLHIHPDPAQSYRSGKQFKCGHCGWEGDADLNGANVIALLGAVVNQPRGPGLFCSLVEQSRLRATESPLRTA, encoded by the coding sequence ATGAGCCAAGCCCTGACCATATCCTGCAAGCTCAAGGTGTCCTCGTCGCAAGCCGCCAAATTGGACGCGACGATGGATGCCTTTGTACAGGCATTGAACTGGGTCAACCAAAACACGCCGGAGAAGATCGTCAACGCGGTCAAGCTGCAATCCCTTTGCTACTACGAGATTCGAGCCCGGTTTGGCTTGTCCAGTAACTTGGCTCAACAGGTGTGCAGACGGGTAGCGGGTTCCCGCAAAGTGGCTAAGCAGAAAAAGCGTCCCGTCAAGGAGTTTAAGAGCGGCTTTGTTACCTACGACGCTCGCATCTTTTCGTTCCGTCAAAAAGACTGGACGGTGTCGCTGACCACGGTGGAAGGGAGAGAACGCTTTGAACTAGCCATTGGCAACTACCAGCGTGGGATGCTGGCTGGTTCTAACCCCAAATCGGCCACCCTAGTCCAGCGGAAGGACGGCTCCTACTACATCCAGATTTGCGTAGAGAAAAAACCACCCAAACAACAAGATACCGACAAGGTGATCGGGGTGGACTTGGGAAGGACAGATATTGCCCATACGTCAGAGGGGGACAACTGGAATGGACAGCAGTTGAACAGAGTCCGAGACCACTACTCCCGGTTGAGGGCGGTACTCCAACGCAAAGCCAGTAAGGGCACACGCAGTTCGCGGCGCAGATGCAGAGAACTGTTGCAACGGCTGTCTGGCAAGGAGAGACGCTTTCAAGTGTGGGTCAATCATCGCATCTCCAAAGCTATTGTCTCTAGGGCAAAAGCTACCAACAGCGCTATTGCTCTGGAAGACCTGACAGGGATCCGGGAAAGGGTCAATCAACAGCCACGCAGCAAAGCCGAGCGGCGTAGGACCAACAGTTGGGCGTTCTACCAGCTACGCCAGTTTCTGGAATACAAGGCGAGAGTTGCAGGGGTTTCTCTGATTCTTGTGCCGCCCGCCTACACGTCGCAGACCTGTCACAAGTGTTTACACATCCATCCCGATCCTGCGCAATCCTACCGCAGTGGGAAGCAGTTCAAGTGTGGGCACTGTGGATGGGAAGGGGATGCGGATTTGAATGGTGCGAATGTGATTGCGCTCTTGGGGGCTGTCGTAAACCAGCCTAGAGGTCCGGGCTTGTTTTGTTCTCTGGTAGAGCAGAGCAGGCTCAGGGCTACTGAAAGCCCGCTCCGTACCGCTTAG
- a CDS encoding DUF433 domain-containing protein has protein sequence MNWEDYIHSDPDILLGKPVFRGSRLSVEFILGLFSAGWTEKQILENYPTLTPEALRAMFSYIQECMREMNFYSFSDKVS, from the coding sequence GTGAACTGGGAAGACTATATTCATTCGGATCCCGATATTCTCCTGGGTAAGCCAGTTTTCAGAGGAAGTCGCCTATCGGTGGAATTTATTTTGGGGCTATTTTCGGCAGGCTGGACGGAAAAGCAGATTTTGGAAAACTACCCTACGCTGACTCCAGAAGCACTTAGGGCTATGTTTAGCTATATCCAAGAATGTATGCGTGAAATGAACTTCTACAGTTTTTCAGATAAAGTCAGCTAG
- a CDS encoding phospholipase D-like domain-containing anti-phage protein, translating into MSSTSFLRRFSSRQQRLSHVFLKDRLAKARTYKRIAGYFRSSIFELVTEEITHIEQVQIVCNSDLDPWDIAIGKASRQAREMALKEKWNEEKGELITSLLQRPRYRQLYEILKSGKVEVRVVSAADAPFLHGKAGVIEARDGTKSAFIGSLNETRQGWQEHYEIVWEDQSPEGVAWVEAEFQYLWERSVPLPEAIVEEVGRLSRKVEVFLQDLQPVDVPGAALVEAPLYRRGEVLKPWQQSFVEMFLEHRELYGAVRLILADEVGLGKTLSLAVAAMVACLLEDGPALILCPATLCQQWQVELKDKLGIPSAVWLSNRKVWQDANGHIIKTKGAEGIGRCPYQIGIVSTGLIFHNAPEAQCLLERRFGTIVLDEAHRARCTRGVTVRDPKPNNLLDFMGKAATQSKHVLLGTATPIQTHVEELWDLLGVLNSGAEHVLGRRHQQLWQQTQRILPILTGQQAVTDEHFAWNLLRNPLPPSVEDPLFDHIRSDLKLFKGQHFTDKPLTELEDFTRQELRDALEERQQGLTFFQRHNPILRHTVLRKRSTLEELGLLERIAVDIWPSEGEQLPMFCGLGLLTSPEFDVAYEAAQDFARALRQRTQSAGFMKSIMQSRICSSIASGLSTAQKLLEKRRFFEEDGEEDWLLDNLPEILEAEYAHLERIVSVLSQKSTDPKLDAVLYFLQERHWLDLGCIIFSQYFDTAHWVANNLSQRLPQESVALYAGAHKSGLFFAGEWRSAEREDIKRAVRERTIRLVVATDAACEGLNLQTLGTLINIDLPWNPSRLEQRIGRIKRFGQTRDRVDMLNLVYHGTHDEKVYEVLSQRMKDRYDLFGSLPDTIEDEWIENIETLEAKLQEFTERKKQANAFELRYASTVEPKGPRWETCEKVLSRRDIVERLSEGW; encoded by the coding sequence ATGTCCAGCACTTCTTTCCTACGCCGTTTCAGTTCCCGCCAGCAGCGGCTCAGCCATGTCTTTCTCAAAGATCGCCTGGCAAAGGCACGCACCTACAAGCGCATTGCTGGGTACTTTCGCTCTTCTATTTTTGAATTGGTGACTGAAGAGATTACACACATCGAGCAGGTGCAGATCGTCTGTAACAGCGACTTGGATCCCTGGGATATTGCCATCGGCAAAGCTTCCCGCCAGGCCAGAGAAATGGCGCTCAAAGAAAAATGGAACGAAGAGAAAGGAGAATTGATCACCAGCCTATTACAGCGCCCCCGCTACCGTCAACTTTACGAAATCCTCAAAAGCGGCAAAGTGGAAGTGCGAGTGGTGTCAGCCGCAGATGCCCCCTTTCTCCACGGCAAAGCAGGTGTTATTGAGGCAAGAGATGGCACCAAATCTGCTTTTATCGGCAGCCTCAACGAAACGCGGCAGGGATGGCAAGAGCATTACGAAATTGTCTGGGAAGACCAGTCGCCAGAAGGGGTTGCTTGGGTCGAAGCGGAGTTTCAGTACCTGTGGGAACGGAGTGTTCCTCTGCCAGAAGCGATTGTGGAAGAGGTGGGGCGATTATCTCGCAAGGTAGAGGTATTTCTTCAAGACTTGCAACCTGTCGATGTTCCTGGAGCCGCATTGGTGGAAGCCCCTCTCTATCGCCGGGGTGAGGTTCTCAAACCATGGCAGCAGTCGTTTGTGGAAATGTTCCTGGAACACCGAGAGCTGTATGGTGCAGTGCGACTCATTCTGGCAGATGAAGTGGGGCTGGGTAAAACCTTGTCTTTGGCGGTTGCGGCGATGGTGGCGTGCCTTTTGGAAGATGGGCCAGCCTTAATTCTTTGTCCGGCTACCCTCTGCCAGCAGTGGCAAGTGGAACTCAAAGATAAACTGGGCATTCCCTCTGCTGTGTGGCTCTCCAACCGCAAGGTATGGCAAGATGCCAATGGGCACATCATCAAAACCAAGGGTGCTGAAGGTATTGGCCGTTGCCCCTATCAAATTGGTATTGTTTCTACGGGTCTCATCTTTCACAATGCCCCCGAAGCCCAATGCCTTTTGGAACGACGCTTTGGCACGATTGTCCTGGATGAGGCCCACCGCGCCCGCTGTACCCGTGGTGTCACGGTAAGGGATCCCAAACCCAACAATCTCTTGGACTTTATGGGCAAGGCGGCCACCCAGTCCAAGCACGTCCTTTTGGGCACAGCCACCCCCATCCAAACCCATGTTGAGGAACTGTGGGATCTGCTGGGAGTGCTCAACAGCGGTGCCGAGCATGTGTTGGGACGACGGCATCAGCAGTTGTGGCAGCAGACGCAAAGGATCCTGCCCATCTTGACAGGACAACAAGCAGTGACCGACGAGCATTTTGCCTGGAATTTGCTCCGCAATCCTCTGCCGCCATCTGTTGAGGATCCCTTGTTTGACCACATCCGCAGCGATCTGAAGCTCTTCAAAGGTCAACACTTCACAGATAAGCCCCTGACGGAATTGGAGGACTTCACCCGCCAAGAACTGCGAGATGCCCTGGAAGAGCGCCAACAGGGGCTGACTTTTTTCCAGCGACACAACCCAATTCTGCGCCATACCGTATTGCGAAAACGCTCTACCTTGGAAGAATTGGGCTTGCTTGAGCGGATTGCCGTCGATATTTGGCCGAGCGAGGGAGAGCAATTGCCCATGTTCTGTGGGCTGGGTTTGCTCACTTCTCCCGAATTTGATGTGGCCTATGAAGCTGCCCAAGATTTTGCTAGGGCTTTGAGACAGCGTACCCAATCCGCTGGGTTTATGAAAAGCATCATGCAAAGCCGGATCTGCTCCAGTATTGCCAGCGGCCTATCTACGGCTCAGAAACTACTGGAAAAGCGGCGTTTTTTTGAGGAGGACGGAGAAGAAGATTGGCTGTTAGACAACCTTCCAGAGATTTTAGAGGCAGAATATGCCCATTTGGAGCGCATTGTTAGCGTCTTGAGCCAAAAGAGCACGGATCCCAAACTCGATGCCGTCCTCTATTTCCTACAGGAACGACACTGGCTGGACTTGGGATGCATCATTTTCAGCCAGTATTTTGATACCGCCCATTGGGTGGCCAACAACCTGAGCCAACGTCTGCCTCAAGAAAGTGTGGCTCTCTATGCAGGCGCCCACAAGTCGGGTTTGTTTTTTGCCGGAGAATGGCGGAGCGCAGAGCGGGAAGATATCAAGAGAGCCGTGCGAGAGCGTACCATTCGGCTGGTGGTGGCCACCGATGCTGCTTGTGAAGGTCTGAATCTCCAAACTTTGGGCACGCTGATCAACATTGATCTCCCTTGGAATCCTTCCCGCCTAGAGCAGCGCATCGGGCGGATCAAGCGCTTTGGTCAGACCCGCGACCGTGTGGACATGCTCAACCTGGTGTACCACGGTACCCACGACGAAAAGGTATACGAGGTGCTTTCTCAGCGGATGAAAGATCGCTACGACTTGTTCGGTTCTTTGCCCGATACTATCGAAGATGAGTGGATTGAGAATATCGAAACTCTGGAGGCCAAATTGCAGGAGTTTACAGAGCGCAAGAAACAGGCCAACGCTTTTGAGCTGCGCTACGCAAGCACAGTTGAACCCAAAGGCCCAAGATGGGAGACCTGCGAAAAGGTGTTGTCCCGTCGGGATATTGTGGAACGTCTTTCAGAAGGGTGGTAG
- a CDS encoding Uma2 family endonuclease: MTATYAVSSKLMTFAEFLEWKPNRRYELHNGVAVEMQPTGKHDEISGFLAIELALEIRRCNLNYFLGRDTLIKAPEGDTAYAPDGVVIDRTALAREPLWQKSSTLIHGTSIPLVIEITSNNWRDDYWHKLSDYETLGIAEYWIVDYQALGGRRYIGEPKVPTISVFQLVNEEYQAQLFRGNDRIRSKVFPELNLTAEQIFRAGA; the protein is encoded by the coding sequence ATGACTGCTACCTATGCTGTGTCTTCTAAGCTAATGACTTTTGCTGAGTTTCTGGAGTGGAAACCTAACAGACGATACGAACTACACAACGGAGTTGCGGTTGAGATGCAACCCACAGGGAAACATGATGAAATCAGTGGTTTTCTTGCCATCGAATTGGCATTAGAAATCCGCAGGTGCAACCTCAACTATTTTCTAGGTCGGGACACCTTGATCAAGGCGCCGGAAGGCGATACTGCCTACGCTCCTGATGGGGTGGTGATTGACCGTACCGCCTTGGCCAGAGAACCCCTGTGGCAGAAATCCTCGACGCTCATCCACGGAACCTCTATTCCTCTTGTCATTGAAATTACCAGCAACAACTGGCGAGATGACTACTGGCATAAGCTGAGTGACTACGAGACGTTAGGTATTGCCGAATACTGGATCGTTGACTACCAAGCGTTGGGGGGTCGTCGGTACATTGGCGAGCCGAAGGTTCCCACAATCTCGGTTTTCCAACTGGTCAATGAGGAATATCAGGCGCAATTATTTCGGGGCAATGACCGGATTCGCTCTAAAGTTTTCCCTGAATTAAACCTCACGGCTGAGCAGATTTTTCGGGCTGGAGCCTAG
- a CDS encoding anti-phage-associated DUF1156 domain-containing protein: MSIIPLAWKDKPSLIERLLPAQKISAEAQKERKAGAGQTLTALGSYWKGRKPLILAKACVLGALLPATDNPEGDLEVFELLMGIADSSLERRLKSPRDKPKLAQRSYLEKLELCKRPEECDDATLYGPIWDRVNQHLGTNAHSFPELVEQLGTLRFGHRPRVGDTFCGSGQIPFEAARLGCDVYASDLNPIACMLTWGALNIVGADEATRREIEAAQKAVAEAVDREITALGIEHDEHGNRAKAYLYCLETRCPHTGWMVPMAPSWVISKTRNVVAKLIPNYDQKRFEIEIVSGVSEAEMKAAAKGTVQDGDLVYVLDGEEYRTPIKTIRGDYRLPDGTTGNKLRRWEKHDFMPRPDDIFQERLYCIQWITAETLGKSRQETFFASVTPADLERERKVEQIVRENLAAWQEAGLVPDMPIEPGEKTDELIRTRGWTYWHHLFNARQLILLSTLSRLCKSASSQIFLLRTLNRSSKLCMWEGQIGYESTSHVFTNQALNPLFNYGMRGWTFMEGVFYEKDLKSVFLPCKASIFHVSVNQNKEKCNIFITDPPYADAVHYHEITEFFIAWLRKNPPKEFADWVWDSRRALAIQGKGEKFRQDMIAAYSALANHMPDNGLQIVMFTHQDAEVWSDMASIMWGAGLQVTAAWYIATETTSELKKGGYVQGTVLLVARKRLQDTSAYRDELVEEVRQEVAHQIETMVGLNQSTQGKGRTENLFEDADLQMAGYAAALRVLTGYRRIDGQDMVAAALRPRPKGERDIVREIIDYAVQVANEHLVPEGIAQGVWEGCCGAERFYLKMMELEAVGLKKLDNYQNFAKAFRVGDYGKLMASQQPNNARLKNALDFKKSSFEGEFGRSALRAVLFALYELQKEADSDEVMEHLRSLVPNYHMRRDDLVAFCQYIARKREHRYPEESSAAGILLALIRNERLG; the protein is encoded by the coding sequence TTGTCCATCATCCCCCTTGCTTGGAAAGATAAGCCGAGTTTGATCGAGCGGCTCTTGCCTGCCCAAAAAATCAGCGCCGAAGCGCAAAAGGAACGCAAAGCTGGGGCTGGCCAAACCCTCACGGCGTTGGGGAGCTATTGGAAAGGGCGCAAACCTCTGATCCTGGCCAAAGCTTGCGTATTGGGGGCATTGCTACCTGCAACGGATAACCCCGAAGGCGATCTGGAAGTGTTTGAGTTGCTGATGGGCATTGCTGACAGCAGTTTGGAACGCCGTCTGAAATCGCCACGGGACAAACCCAAATTGGCGCAACGCTCTTACCTGGAAAAACTGGAACTCTGCAAACGCCCGGAAGAATGCGACGATGCCACCCTCTACGGCCCCATTTGGGATCGGGTGAACCAACATTTGGGGACAAATGCCCACAGTTTCCCGGAATTGGTGGAACAACTGGGGACTTTGCGGTTTGGCCATCGCCCACGAGTAGGGGATACCTTTTGCGGCAGCGGTCAAATTCCCTTTGAGGCGGCAAGGCTGGGATGCGATGTCTATGCCAGCGACCTCAATCCCATTGCCTGTATGCTCACTTGGGGAGCGCTGAATATCGTGGGAGCCGATGAAGCCACCCGTCGGGAAATTGAAGCAGCCCAAAAAGCAGTGGCTGAGGCGGTGGATCGGGAAATTACTGCTCTAGGCATTGAGCATGATGAGCACGGCAACCGCGCCAAAGCCTACCTATACTGCCTAGAAACCCGTTGCCCCCACACCGGCTGGATGGTGCCAATGGCTCCCAGTTGGGTGATCAGCAAAACCCGCAATGTGGTGGCCAAGTTAATCCCCAATTACGACCAAAAACGTTTTGAAATTGAAATTGTATCCGGGGTCAGCGAAGCGGAAATGAAAGCCGCTGCCAAGGGCACCGTTCAGGATGGCGATTTGGTTTACGTTCTGGATGGAGAAGAGTACCGCACGCCTATTAAAACCATCCGAGGCGATTACCGCCTTCCCGATGGCACCACTGGCAACAAATTGCGCCGTTGGGAAAAGCACGATTTTATGCCTCGCCCCGACGATATTTTTCAGGAACGGCTGTATTGCATTCAGTGGATCACCGCCGAAACATTGGGCAAGAGCCGTCAAGAAACCTTTTTTGCCAGCGTCACCCCCGCCGACCTAGAACGAGAGCGCAAAGTAGAGCAAATCGTTAGAGAAAACCTCGCCGCTTGGCAAGAAGCTGGTTTAGTACCCGATATGCCGATTGAACCTGGAGAAAAAACCGATGAGCTAATTCGCACGCGGGGCTGGACTTATTGGCATCATTTGTTTAATGCACGACAGCTTATTCTATTGTCAACATTGTCAAGGCTTTGCAAAAGTGCATCCAGCCAAATTTTTTTATTGCGTACATTAAATAGAAGCTCAAAGCTATGTATGTGGGAAGGACAAATTGGATATGAGAGCACAAGTCATGTTTTCACCAATCAAGCCTTGAATCCCCTGTTTAACTATGGAATGAGAGGTTGGACTTTTATGGAGGGTGTCTTTTATGAAAAAGACCTTAAAAGTGTATTCCTACCATGTAAAGCTTCTATATTCCATGTTTCGGTAAATCAGAACAAAGAAAAATGCAACATTTTCATCACCGATCCACCGTATGCGGATGCGGTGCATTACCACGAGATCACGGAATTTTTCATCGCGTGGTTGCGCAAGAATCCCCCCAAGGAGTTTGCCGATTGGGTGTGGGACAGTCGCCGGGCGTTGGCCATTCAGGGCAAAGGCGAAAAGTTTCGGCAGGACATGATTGCCGCCTATAGTGCCCTAGCGAACCACATGCCCGACAACGGGTTGCAGATTGTGATGTTTACCCATCAGGATGCGGAAGTGTGGTCGGATATGGCCAGCATCATGTGGGGGGCGGGCTTGCAAGTTACAGCCGCTTGGTACATTGCCACCGAAACCACTTCTGAACTCAAAAAGGGCGGTTATGTGCAAGGCACGGTGTTGCTGGTGGCGCGTAAGCGGTTGCAAGATACTTCTGCCTATCGGGATGAGTTGGTGGAAGAGGTGCGGCAAGAAGTTGCCCATCAGATTGAAACCATGGTGGGGCTAAATCAAAGCACCCAAGGCAAGGGGCGCACCGAAAACCTGTTTGAAGATGCCGATTTGCAAATGGCAGGTTATGCGGCAGCGTTGCGGGTATTGACGGGCTACCGGCGCATTGATGGACAGGATATGGTGGCAGCAGCCCTGCGCCCCCGACCCAAAGGCGAAAGAGATATCGTTCGGGAAATTATTGATTATGCCGTGCAGGTTGCCAATGAGCATCTTGTACCTGAAGGCATCGCGCAGGGGGTGTGGGAGGGGTGCTGTGGTGCAGAGCGCTTTTATCTGAAAATGATGGAACTGGAAGCCGTAGGGCTGAAGAAGCTGGACAACTACCAGAACTTTGCCAAGGCATTTCGAGTTGGCGACTATGGCAAATTGATGGCCTCTCAGCAGCCCAACAATGCCCGACTCAAAAATGCTCTAGACTTCAAGAAGAGCAGCTTTGAGGGCGAATTTGGCCGCTCAGCACTGCGAGCCGTTTTGTTTGCTCTCTACGAACTGCAGAAAGAGGCGGATAGCGATGAGGTGATGGAACACCTGCGGTCTTTGGTGCCCAACTACCACATGCGCCGGGATGATTTGGTGGCTTTTTGTCAATACATTGCCCGCAAGCGAGAACACCGCTATCCAGAAGAGTCCTCAGCCGCCGGGATCTTGCTCGCCCTTATCAGAAATGAACGCTTGGGTTGA
- a CDS encoding HEPN domain-containing protein, with translation MRKKLARDYYQRANYRIQALSFFYEVGDYADVVRMCQEIIELFIKACLIIKGINYGKTHDPGGQVAENRERFPELSDEEIALLENISFEMRKDRELAFYGAVDIVPLEYYKQKNADKAIAYVNQIKSIVEKYFNSYAELEGSPDNTTCE, from the coding sequence ATGAGAAAGAAATTAGCAAGAGACTACTATCAAAGGGCTAATTATCGCATCCAAGCGTTGTCATTCTTCTATGAGGTTGGCGATTACGCTGACGTAGTTCGGATGTGCCAAGAAATCATTGAGTTATTCATCAAAGCTTGCCTAATCATTAAGGGAATAAACTACGGCAAAACCCATGACCCTGGTGGCCAAGTAGCAGAAAATAGAGAACGGTTCCCAGAGCTTTCTGACGAGGAAATAGCCTTGCTGGAAAACATATCATTTGAGATGCGCAAAGATAGGGAGTTGGCTTTTTATGGAGCTGTAGATATTGTCCCCTTGGAATACTACAAACAAAAAAATGCGGACAAGGCTATAGCTTATGTTAACCAAATAAAGTCGATTGTTGAGAAATACTTTAACTCATATGCTGAGCTTGAAGGAAGCCCTGACAATACAACTTGTGAGTGA